The following proteins are co-located in the Hypomesus transpacificus isolate Combined female chromosome 23, fHypTra1, whole genome shotgun sequence genome:
- the LOC124485313 gene encoding methyl-CpG-binding domain protein 5-like encodes MDRTMKYEGQYEGLCGEGRRPPAQVPIGWQRKTHHNGVVYISPSGSVLACLEQVKSYLLTDGTCKCGLECPLIIHKIFNFDPGAAVKQRTAEDARADADVTKLCIHKRKIIAVATLHRSMESPHLVSGGTGTAPMGPMSHQAIRNNMHNGPPNSVAADSKNPYKMSMSSQRYYQHELGSSPQRDPYLCHSRARLGGGGGDHNSQRSPYRSRQGVLLSPPSSTSCGSQHYGDGTPSPRTDSLRSPDRSILGFHGTLSPGSAHVNGERFTPLSPPGILLHGSPSAVQPSCAMAGRTNGPLSPTINAKSPNMQRSPCSFSHNMDYQHQPQSHPSLSQLPPCILQKNQVTSEKDPLGILDPIPSKAPSRDPSLLNPPGVHSAQPQVPSMNVNIPPSIVPLPSNLPLPTAKSGPVVHGQRVQHPPASSVSSSPIVSPVHMAGPGLARVEESPHRSRCSSASSEHGGYALSSGLQASCGGSKLPPRSPRPSLPPSSAYKQDQLHHLKDGANQLLGGMNSSLSRHPGSMCPPVSGSEGALHSNHQGGMPLNQLLEQQNPSSFPASSLLSAAAKAQLVNQNKLTDGTAGAEVRPSGLGHPGLVGGGRGGNHDGHGTLNPRYVPNTGPLSTEVQSGRAALRDKLMAQQREAHRKRKQPSDGGEDVSFNMLKHPMSGAGSSTSGYSEPMRRALQPGGLAPNTSMAQLLQSMSNQNAHKGPNHVGHHPARSGKSPFFEESVPQMSALQMLQRPNQHQGRTEISSCQNFNSEGYCGGQDPGMEHFPGLINQIHDPAMAGSFGPLGYGGHEVVSSVGSSVPHRQQFGHFQKPSQGNLHFRDRTGLPPMMSNGGQTFPESGEGRSLSCDLRQAQEDSLQSLLRTSHALQLGQSAAQGQPAAQGQSAAQGHPSNPMDSLLQNFQVGLPERVPLPNRTVISRPGVMFSTGAPLNSQQEYQSAQGLLSSEANYRAPAGMASKTTSSVITSMARVGVYTDSVPGEPVNLSQGATHSVIHGPLRSYPQEAERRPSRVGRPRKNPDKTSTSPAAVGAPVRLRAPRRGTQRRPAVREAEARQGLWCSEELLQQSSLDLHRNGSYLERPKGYPNPGDPALSQFNGMYSRPGLVTHMNGGAMSPGRAHPKHIQPPGGFSSPEGHFVKDYSHYNGHLNGHPNGHYNGHYNGQLNGHCALSAPGIQSSGSEEDPGPVDPLFSTRGLHQKPRSHPAGDLLWGQGKGFPPWPGKPREEGHIYLPGVLNSIQDKVEAERFHRTLAEDLEALHKAKMHRNGMELNNHLEAAIQDAMTELDKLTGNLSQRDRQAKTPKPKRRKISR; translated from the exons ATGGACAGAACAATGAAGTACGAGGGCCAGTACGAGGGGCTGTGTGGCGAGGGAAGGCGACCTCCAGCTCAAGTCCCTATAGGTTGGCAACGGAAGACCCACCACAATGGAGTTGTCTACATAAG TCCCAGTGGCTCAGTGCTAGCCTGCCTGGAGCAAGTGAAGAGCTACCTGTTGACCGATGGCACCTGCAAGTGTGGGCTGGAGTGCCCTCTTATTATTCATAAG ATTTTCAACTTTGACCCTGGGGCTGCAGTCAAGCAGCGAACGGCGGAGGACGCCAGAGCCGACGCTGACGTCACCAAGCTGTGCATCCACAAGAGGAAGATCATTGCCGTGGCAACCCTGCACAGAAGCATGGAGTCCCCTCACCTTGTCAGTGGTGGCACTG GCACTGCTCCCATGGGTCCCATGAGCCACCAAGCAATAAGAAATAATATGCACAATGGTCCACCCAATTCTGTAGCAGCGGACAGTAAGAATCCTTATAAAATGTCGATGTCTAGTCAGCGGTACTATCAACATGAACTGGGTTCTTCACCTCAGAGGGATCCGTACTTGTGCCATAGCAGGGCAAGGCTGGGCGGCGGTGGCGGCGACCACAATAGCCAGAGGTCCCCTTACCGCAGCCGCCAGGGTGTGCTGCTGAGCCCTCCGTCCTCCACCTCATGTGGCTCGCAGCATTACGGAGACGGGACTCCCTCTCCGAGGACTGACTCTCTAAGGAGCCCCGACCGATCCATACTTGGTTTCCACGGCACGCTGAGCCCTGGCTCTGCCCACGTGAATGGCGAGCGcttcacccctctctcaccccccggCATCCTGCTCCACGGCTCACCTTCAGCCGTCCAGCCTTCGTGCGCCATGGCTGGAAGGACTAATGGTCCCCTGTCTCCTACTATCAATGCCAAAAGTCCTAATATGCAGAGGTCACCTTGCAGCTTCTCTCATAACATGGACTATCAGCATCAGCCCCAGTCACATCCCTCCTTGTCTCAGCTCCCTCCCTGCATCCTACAGAAGAATCAGGTGACCTCTGAGAAAGACCCTCTGGGTATTCTGGATCCCATTCCAAGCAAAGCCCCCAGCCGGGATCCCTCACTGCTGAACCCACCTGGCGTCCACAGTGCCCAACCTCAGGTACCATCAATGAATGTAAACATCCCCCCTTCCATCGTCCCTCTGCCAAGCAACCTCCCTTTGCCTACTGCAAAGTCTGGACCTGTCGTGCACGGTCAGAGGGTCCAGCATCCACCCGCCTCTTCGGTGTCTTCGTCCCCCATCGTGTCTCCGGTGCACATGGCAGGGCCTGGCCTGGCGAGGGTGGAGGAGTCCCCTCACCGGTCACGGTGCTCCTCAGCTTCTTCTGAGCACGGGGGTTATGCTCTGTCCTCGGGGCTCCAGGCGTCTTGCGGAGGCTCTAAACTTCCTCCCCGGTCCCCTCGGCCTTCCTTGCCCCCGAGCTCTGCGTACAAGCAAGACCAGCTCCATCACTTGAAGGACGGTGCGAATCAGCTGCTGGGAGGGATGAACAGTAGCCTAAGCAGACACCCTGGCTCCATGTGCCCTCCGGTGTCTGGATCCGAAGGTGCCCTTCACAGTAACCACCAAGGAGGAATGCCCCTCAACCAGCTCCTCGAGCAGCAgaatccctcctccttcccagccAGCAGCCTACTGTCAGCAGCAGCCAAAGCACAGCTAGTAAATCAAAACAAACTCACGGACGGCACGGCAGGGGCAGAGGTGCGGCCCAGCGGTTTGGGACATCCGGGGCTGGTTGGTGGAGGGCGAGGGGGAAATCATGATGGACACGGCACTTTAAACCCTAGATATGTACCCAACACTGGCCCTCTTTCAACTGAAGTCCAAAGTGGGAGAGCAGCTCTCAGAGACAAACTCATGGCCCAGCAGAGAGAGGCGCATCGCAAGCGGAAGCAGCCCAGTGACGGCGGCGAAGACGTGTCTTTTAACATGTTAAAGCATCCGATGAGTGGCGCTGGCTCCAGTACCTCTGGCTACTCAGAGCCCATGAGGAGAGCTCTGCAGCCGGGAGGACTGGCACCTAACACCTCCATGGCCCAGCTGCTTCAGTCTATGAGCAACCAGAATGCCCACAAAGGGCCCAACCATGTGGGGCACCACCCTGCCAGGTCTGGCAAGTCCCCCTTCTTTGAGGAGAGTGTGCCTCAGATGTCGGCTTTGCAAATGCTGCAGAGACCTAATCAGCACCAGGGCAGAACTGAGATATCCAGCTGTCAGAACTTCAATAGTGAAGGTTACTGTGGAGGCCAGGATCCCGGTATGGAACACTTCCCAGGTCTGATCAACCAAATACACGACCCTGCGATGGCTGGGAGCTTCGGGCCGTTGGGGTACGGAGGACACGAGGTTGTAAGCTCTGTGGGCAGTTCAGTCCCTCACCGTCAGCAGTTTGGACATTTCCAGAAACCGTCCCAGGGCAACCTCCACTTCAGAGACAGGACAGGGCTGCCTCCCATGATGTCCAATGGAGGCCAAACCTTCCCTGAGTCAG gTGAGGGCCGCTCTCTAAGCTGTGATCTAAGACAGGCTCAAGAGGACAGTCTGCAGTCTCTCCTCAGGACCAGCCACGCACTGCAGCTCGGCCAGTCTGCAGCACAGGGCCAGCCTGCAGCACAGGGCCAGTCTGCAGCTCAGGGCCATCCCTCTAACCCTATGGACAGCCTGCTTCAGAACTTCCAG GTGGGTTTGCCTGAGAGGGTCCCGCTCCCCAACAGAACAGTAATTAGTCGTCCTGGGGTCATGTTTTCCACCGGCGCCCCCCTGAACAGCCAGCAGGAGTACCAGTCCGCCCAGGGTCTCCTTAGCAGTGAGGCAAACTACCGGGCACCAGCGGGCATGGCCAGCAAGACCACCTCCAGCGTCATCACGTCGATGGCCCGCGTCGGTGTGTACACAGATTCTGTTCCCGGCGAGCCCGTCAACCTTTCCCAGGGCGCTACTCACTCAGTCATCCACGGCCCGCTCCGCTCCTACCCTCAGGAGGCCGAGCGACGCCCATCCAGGGTGGGTCGGCCCCGCAAGAACCCCGACAAGACCAGCACCTCCCCGGCCGCTGTGGGAGCCCCGGTGCGGCTCCGAGCCCCCCGGCGTGGCACCCAGCGGAGGCCAGCGGTCCGGGAGGCTGAGGCCCGTCAGGGTCTGTGGTGTAGCGAGGAGCTCCTCCAGCAGAGCTCCCTGGACCTTCACAGGAACGGCTCCTACTTGGAGAGGCCCAAGGGCTATCCCAACCCCGGGGACCCTGCCCTGTCCCAGTTCAACGGCATGTATTCCAGACCCGGCCTGGTGACCCACATGAATGGTGGAGCCATGTCCCCTGGAAGGGCTCACCCCAAACACATCCAGCCCCCAGGAGGGTTCTCTTCTCCAGAGGGCCACTTCGTCAAGGACTACAGTCACTACAACGGACACTTGAATGGCCATCCGAACGGACACTACAATGGGCATTATAATGGCCAACTAAACGGCCACTGTGCACTCAGTGCTCCAGGAATACAGAGTAGTGGCAGCGAGGAGGACCCAGGGCCTGTTGACCCTCTTTTCTCCACCAGGGGGCTTCACCAGAAGCCTAGGAGCCACCCGGCTGGAGACCTGCTCTGGGGCCAGGGCAAGGGCTTCCCTCCCTGGCCAGGGAagcccagggaggagggccacatcTATCTCCCTGGCGTGCTGAACAGCATACAGGACAAG gtagaggcagagaggtTCCACAGGACACTGGCAGAAGACCTGGAAGCCCTACATAAAGCTAAGATGCACAGGAA TGGCATGGAACTGAACAACCATCTAGAAGCTGCTATACAAGACGCAATGACTGAGCTGGACAAATTAACGGGCAAT TTgtctcagagagacagacaggctaaaACCCCCAAACCCAAGAGGAGGAAAATCTCCAGATGA